A genomic segment from Nicotiana sylvestris chromosome 1, ASM39365v2, whole genome shotgun sequence encodes:
- the LOC138873198 gene encoding uncharacterized protein yields the protein MTLLEALYGRSCRSPIGWLNIGEGELIGWNLMHQALEKKKIIKDRLKTTQSHRKSYSNICSRDVEFKEDDWVFLKVSPLKGVMRFGMKGKLSPRIPVAILDREVQKLRNKEISSAKVLTNRLKRLLGKPRKK from the exons ATGACACTGTtagaggctttatatggtaggagtTGTAGATCTCCTATTGGGTGGTTAAATATTGGGGAAGGGGAGTTGATAGGATGGAACCTCATGCATCAagctttggagaagaaaaaaATTATTAAGGATCGGTTGAAAACTACTCAGAGTCATCGAAAATCCTATTCGAATATTTGTAGCAGAGAtgtggagttcaaagaagatgattgggtattcttgaaggtttcCCCGTTGAAGGGTGTAATGCGGTTTGGTATGAAAGGGAAATTGAGCCCAAG aattccagttgccattcttgatagggaAGTTCAAAAGCTAAGAAATAAAGAGATTTCCTCTGCGAAAGTGTTAACCAACAGGTTGAAGAGGctacttgggaagccgaggaagaaatga